The proteins below come from a single Elgaria multicarinata webbii isolate HBS135686 ecotype San Diego chromosome 11, rElgMul1.1.pri, whole genome shotgun sequence genomic window:
- the MED11 gene encoding mediator of RNA polymerase II transcription subunit 11: MAGAAAAAAAAERGAYSLGLANERLRLLEELEREIGAALQSAGTVILELSKEKPKEHLMDRHTAQFVASVQKVESELSAQIRYLTQVATGQPHEGSSYSARKDCQMALKRIDYARVKLGELSRTCEQMLEP; this comes from the exons ATggcaggggcggcggcggcggcggcggcggcagagagGGGCGCGTACAGCCTGGGCCTGGCCAACGAGCGGCTGCGGCTGCTGGAGGAGCTGGAGCGCGAGATCGGGGCGGCGCTGCAGAGCGCGG gcacgGTGATCCTGGAGCTGTCCAAGGAGAAGCCCAAGGAGCACCTCATGGACCGCCACACCGCGCAGTTCGTGGCCTCCGTGCAGAAGGTGGAGTCGGAGCTCTCGGCCCAGATCCGCTACCTCACCCAG GTGGCCACCGGCCAGCCCCACGAGGGCTCCAGCTATTCGGCCCGCAAGGATTGCCAGATGGCCCTGAAGCGCATCGATTACGCCCGTGTCAAGCTGGGAGAGCTCTCTCGGACCTGCGAGCAAATGCTGGAGCCGTAG